A single genomic interval of Plodia interpunctella isolate USDA-ARS_2022_Savannah chromosome 16, ilPloInte3.2, whole genome shotgun sequence harbors:
- the LOC128676618 gene encoding uncharacterized protein LOC128676618 yields the protein MAAKIYVLCLLAATGIAAGARSRPRIQQQPIEDAYEYEPQAQERASGNQVVLVPADAYDSLYRASDRQDDEYEPRPRTQARLKPALHESNKQPPVQTIRNYNKVNDDGSFTFGYEAADGSFKEETRGTDCVVRGKYGYIDPDGNKREFTYVSGNPCDPNKPNEEEENEPAAPDSGERDDGVPNYPTRPALRPTTARPTTTYFQNDFRDADEDEAEEEPLQHIRQRVVQRPAIRRPTYQAQPVAITPRPLPATTARALPPATTFRPQLVQVTPKPQVQYSPEPNYSPSPAPAVITTSRPTPGQIDFAAEFAKFHRENQQLQSTTASISTPTKATLTAAPAPSGNPLYSTELVYDPSSGSYNTQLFQTLPQTKGELNLNQRLQPYVAQPQPSSRPFVPSPQISLEGSQAPNVPLFRHQIQHANPQEIYQRQQSEAQFQSSQQLFAQQQQLQQSQLQRDRAAARAQAQRLAIAAQSAPQRQTQQPQFYYVAPRGESASTGQIDAFLRGHGIQF from the exons GTACTATGTCTACTAGCTGCGACAGGGATAGCAGCAGGCGCTCGCTCCCGTCCTAGAATACAGCAGCAACCTATAGAAGATGCCTACGAGTACGAGCCTCAAGCGCAGGAGAGAGCCTCTGGCAACCAG GTGGTGCTAGTCCCCGCAGACGCTTACGACAGTCTCTACCGAGCATCAGACAGACAAGATGATGAGTACGAGCCCAGACCACGCACCCAGGCCAGACTGAAGCCTGCGCTGCACGAGAGCAACAAGCAGCCGCCCGTGCAGACCATCAGGAACTATAATAAg GTGAACGACGACGGCAGCTTCACATTCGGCTACGAAGCCGCCGACGGGTCCTTCAAGGAGGAGACCAGGGGTACCGACTGCGTCGTCCGCGGGAAGTACGGCTACATCGACCCGGACGGCAACAAGCGAGAGTTCACCTACGTCTCCGGCAACCCTTGTGACCCCAACAAACcgaatgaagaagaagaaaacgAACCAGCTGCACCAGATTCCGGCGAAAGAGATGACGGAGTACCCAACTACCCGACCAGACCAGCGCTAAGGCCAACAACCGCGAGACCCACCACCACCTACTTCCAAAACGACTTCAGGGACGCTGATGAAGACGAAGCTGAAGAAGAACCTCTACAGCATATCAGGCAAAGAGTTGTACAACGCCCAGCTATTAGAAGACCAACTTACCAAGCTCAGCCAGTCGCGATCACACCTCGTCCCTTGCCAGCGACCACGGCCAGAGCTTTACCTCCAGCGACAACTTTCAGACCGCAATTAGTTCAAGTGACCCCGAAACCTCAAGTACAGTACAGTCCAGAACCGAACTACTCGCCTTCCCCAGCTCCTGCTGTTATCACGACGAGCAGACCCACTCCCGGACAAATCGACTTCGCAGCAGAATTCGCAAAGTTCCACCGCGAAAACCAACAACTGCAATCAACTACAGCTTCCATCAGCACACCTACGAAAGCTACTCTCACTGCCGCTCCAGCACCAAGCGGTAATCCTCTATACTCCACCGAGCTCGTATACGATCCCTCAAGCGGATCTTACAACACTCAATTATTTCAGACACTTCCGCAAACTAAAGGAGAGCTAAACTTGAATCAACGACTGCAGCCATACGTCGCTCAGCCGCAACCCTCATCGAGGCCTTTCGTGCCATCTCCTCAGATATCTCTAGAAGGTTCACAAGCCCCGAATGTGCCGCTATTCAGACACCAGATTCAGCACGCGAATCCCCAGGAAATCTACCAGAGGCAGCAATCGGAGGCGCAGTTCCAGAGCTCTCAGCAGTTGTTCGCCCAGCAACAACAGTTGCAGCAGAGTCAGTTGCAAAGGGACCGCGCCGCGGCGCGTGCGCAGGCTCAAAGACTAGCCATCGCCGCCCAATCCGCTCCTCAGAGACAAACCCAACAGCCGCAGTTCTATTACGTGGCCCCTCGTGGGGAGTCCGCGTCGACAGGCCAGATAGACGCCTTCCTCAGAGGACACGGAATTCAGTTCTAG